A part of Streptomyces sp. NBC_01210 genomic DNA contains:
- a CDS encoding DUF4913 domain-containing protein → MTSAVESAEPTGSTQQQEPQFILYLDGPLHDEALRRLSLWVRHLLIPVYGRETTSTAPWCPRWWEHKEAVAQLYGLWMAWQELTAPGAGMTGPAVWHRDYLTHVMATLRDPAGPFAGCKPGAHRAKEAPHTDASDG, encoded by the coding sequence ATGACCAGTGCCGTCGAGAGCGCCGAACCGACCGGGAGCACACAGCAGCAGGAGCCGCAGTTCATCCTCTATCTGGACGGCCCGCTGCACGACGAGGCGCTGCGTCGTCTGAGCCTCTGGGTGCGCCATCTGCTCATCCCGGTCTACGGCAGGGAGACGACGTCCACCGCCCCGTGGTGCCCCCGGTGGTGGGAGCACAAGGAGGCCGTGGCCCAGTTGTACGGGCTGTGGATGGCCTGGCAGGAACTGACCGCCCCGGGGGCCGGGATGACCGGACCCGCCGTCTGGCACCGGGACTACCTCACGCATGTCATGGCCACGCTGAGAGATCCCGCCGGTCCGTTCGCCGGCTGCAAGCCGGGGGCGCACCGTGCCAAGGAAGCACCGCACACGGACGCGTCCGACGGATGA